One genomic segment of Styela clava chromosome 3, kaStyClav1.hap1.2, whole genome shotgun sequence includes these proteins:
- the LOC120342472 gene encoding uncharacterized protein LOC120342472 — MDGLLISFVFAIVTQTCLSQSAVELYETKLNKYEQKAEKYVEKVEEQLDEQKFLYEELVYVSTSNDEVKVLLGETAVVPCHFKICPTTEKQVTVTWKVGMNPSTATRIAKCANYDLNTRSCGSFKTFSEDFDDRITMKSGKADLIIKSIRKTDNRNFWCQVQTNDNNELGTDMTSVSIRVLQSDTERPKFNRVILEKELVESQPGDKIVLKCRCDGHHCDDIAWYKGPTNEWGNAYEQIYNKKSRYRMNPDITIAPAWKNRVSFSGFDMAIHSVQENDAGRYWCEVSGAGYYGLGETGTDAKSLVLTVNENEKYSCD; from the exons ATGGATGGGTTGTTAATTTCTTTCGTTTTTGCCATAGTCACCCAAACATGTTTATCTCAGTCGGCTGTGGAGCTTTATGaaacaaaattgaacaaatatgaACAAAAAGCAGAAAAATACGTCGAGAAAGTAGAAGAACAGTTGGATGAGCAGAAATTTCTATATGAGGAGTTGGTATATGTGTCAACTTCG AATGACGAAGTTAAAGTCCTACTCGGCGAAACAGCAGTTGTCCCTTGTCATTTCAAAATCTGTCCAACGACTGAAAAACAAGTGACAGTTACTTGGAAAGTCGGTATGAATCCATCGACTGCCACAAGGATTGCAAAATGTGCAAATTACGATCTAAATACCAGATCATGCGGctcatttaaaacattttcagaAGACTTTGATGATCGTATTACCATGAAATCTGGGAAAGCTGACCTAATAATCAAATCC ATTCGAAAGACAGACAACCGTAATTTCTGGTGTCAAGTACAGACGAACGATAATAACGAACTCGGGACCGACATGACATCCGTATCGATTCGAGTTCTCCAGTCCGACACAGAGAGGCCAAAATTTAATCGGGTAATTCTGGAAAAAGAATTAGTAGAATCTCAGCCCGGCGACAAAATAGTTTTGAAATGCAG GTGTGACGGTCATCACTGTGACGATATCGCATGGTACAAAGGACCCACCAATGAATGGGGTAATGCTTATGaacaaatttacaataaaaaatcacGATATCGCATGAATCCCGATATTACAATAGCTCCTGCTTGGAAGAATAGAGTTTCGTTCTCAG GATTTGATATGGCTATCCACAGTGTCCAAGAAAACGATGCGGGACGATACTGGTGCGAAGTTAGTGGCGCAGGGTATTATGGGTTGGGTGAAACCGGAACTGATGCAAA ATCTCTTGTTCTCACTGTGAATGAAAATGAGAAGTACTCATGCgattaa